The genomic region TGTTGCGCAGGTTCGGCTGCTCCTGCGCCCAATAGTCCGAAGTGCGCCACGCGCACTGCGCGGTGCCGGCTTCGAAGATGGTGGCGAGGGTCGGGATGTCGTCCTGGATCACGAACTCGACGTTCAGACCCTCCTTGTCGTACAGCGAGCCCGGCTGGGTGGTCAGGCTCTGGCCGTTGGCGACCAGCGCCGGTGCGTAGCCGTGGAAGCTAACGATGCTGACTTTCAGCGGATGGCCGTCGGAACCCAGCGGGCCGTCGCCCTTGCCGGCATAGGTGCCGGCCGACGCGGTCTTGCCGCCATCGGTCTGCGCGGTGGCCACGGCGCCTTCATCGCCACCATCGGCCTTGCGGTTCTTGTAGAGGTTCCACAATACGGACCCGCTGCCGACCAGAACGATCGCGCCGATCAGCAGCTTGGCGAACGGGGTGAGTTTGATGGCCATGAGGCACTCCTAGACGAACAGGTAAAAACCGGGGGGATGGAATGATGCGAGGGCGGGCGGTTGCTTATTTCGCCGCCGGACGGAACTGGGCGGCCAGTTCCTGCAGATTGAGGACGTGGGCATCGATGCGCTGGGTTTCGCGCAACAGGGCGGCCTTGTTCGATTCCGACTCCGACTGCAGCTTGGCGACGTCGGCGGCGGTGGTGCCGATGGCGTCCTGGATCTGCGCTTCGAGCGCGGAAATCTGCTGGCGGAGCTCGGCCAGACGACCGTCGCGGCTGCTCTCCAGCGCACCGACGCGCTCGCGATTGGCCTGCACCACCCCATTCGCGGCCTCCTGCATCTGACGCTGATGGCTGCGCAGGGCGGCCATCTTCGCGTCCGCGTCGGCCAGCACCTGCTCCATCGACCAGGTTTCGTCGGCGACGTCCATGGCCATGATCGCGGCGCGGCGGGTGGTGGGATCGAGCGCACGCAGGCCTTCGACCAGCTTCAGCAGCCGCTCGACCGGGAACGAGGCCTCGGCCACGCTCTGGCGGGCATAGATATCGACGAACGTCAGGCCTTCCTCGACGCCGACAGCCTCGGCGGCGTGTCCGGCATCGACAGGCGCCTCGGCCTCGCGCGGCGTCGATGGCGCCCCCGTGTCGGCCTCGGCGGCCCGGCGGATGATGGCGTCGAGCTCGCTCTCGTCCACCGACGTGGAGGCATGGGCGGGGGCGTCGGTCGGCTCGATGAGCCTGGCCGCTTCGAGAATCTTCTTCAATGACGCCATGCTGTCCCCGGTTGCGCTGCGACGAGTGATCAAGGTCAAGAATAAGGGAAGGCCCGCACAAATCCAGTGCGAGCGGTCATCGACGGGCTCATGCGCCGTGGTTCTTGCCCTGCCAGGGTGCGAACCAGGCGCGGATGCGGGCGATGTCGGCATCCATGTCGTCGGTGAGGACGAAGGGCTCGCCGATGCCGATGACCTTGTCCGGATAGTGGAAATACGCCGGCACCACCGGCACGCCGGCGGCCTTGGCGATTTTCCAGAACCCGGGTTTCCAGCGTTCGACGCGTTTGCGCGTGCCCTCCGGCGCAAGCCCGAGCCAGAACCGCTCCTCCTCCGCGAAGCGCTGCGACAGCTGGCCGACCAGGCCCTGCGCCGCCTCGCGATTGACCTCGATCACGCCGATCCTGCGCAGGATCGGCCCGAGCGGCCACCAGAACAACTGGTGCTTGCCGATGATGCGGACATCCAGGCCGATCGCGATCTTCGCGGCGAGGCCCCAGATGCCGTCCCAATTGGAAGAGTGCGGCGCACCGATCAGCACCGCCTTGGGCAGATCGGGGAACGCCCCGACCATCCGCCAGCCGCCCACGCGCAACAGCTGGCGTGCGAACCCGCGAATGAAGCGGTTCGGCGGCATGCGCGGCAAGCTCGGCGGCAAGTTCAACAGGCGATCGTCCTGCGGCATCTCAGTCCCAATCCTTGGTGGCGCGGGTCTTTTTCACCCCGGAGCGCTGCTTTTTGTCGTCGAGCCGACGCTTTTTGGCGGCCCGGGACGGCTTGGTCGGGACCCGCGGGGTCGGTGCGTGCAGCCCGGCGGCCACGAAGACCGCCAGCCGTTCGCGCGCGTCCTCGCGATTGCGCTCCTGGGTGCGGAAGCGCTGGGCGCTGATCACGAGCACGCCGTCGAGGGTCATCCGCCGGTCGCGACGGGCGAGCAGGCGCTCGCGGACCGCCTCCGGCAGGACCGCCGAATGCGCCACGTCGAACCGCAGTTCCACTGCGGTCGCCACCTTGTTGACGTTCTGCCCGCCCGGACCCGAGGAACGCACGAAGCGCTCGACCAGTTCCGATTCGGGGATCGTGATATCTGCGTTCACTAGTTCCCTCCGCCCGCGATTGTACCGGCAGGCTGCGACGCGACGCCCCGGACCGACGGCATTTGACCGGGTCCGGCGGCTGGCAGATGATTCCTGTCCAAGATGGAGGATCGACCATGACCCGTCACCCGCTGCGCCCCGCAGCCCTGATCGCCGCACTCACCGCCATCGCCTGCCTCACGGCCCCGGCCCATGCGCGAGACCCCGCCGCCGTCGGTGGCGGCAGCGACCCCGCGCTGGTCGGTGGCCATGGCTATTCGATGCCGGCCGCAAGCGCTCCGTCGGCCGACGCCGGCGCAGGCCTCGGCAATTTCTCGCAAACGATGATGCAGCGCGAGCACTCGATCGACGACGCCGAACAACTGCTCTCGCAAGTGCGCGGCCAGCTCAACGGCACCGCAGGCAGCGGCACGCGCGAAGGCGACAAGAAGCACGCCCTGCAATACCGCAATGAAGTCGAGTCCATGGTCCGCGACCATTGGAACCAGCTCGGCCCGCTCACCCGCGACCTCTACAACGCTGAATACGGTCGCAGCAATCCCAACGACAACAGCCAGCGCTATCGTTCGCCGTACGGCGACAACGGGCAGATGGAAAGCCAACTGCTCGGCGCGACCGAGGATGTGCAGGGCGCGATGCAGGGCATGGAGGATCTGCTGCTGCCGCTGCTGAAAGACCTCAAGCAGGGTTTCGACAACAGCCTGCGCCAGAACGCGATCAGGCGCTGAGGACAGGGCCATGATGAAATCCGGCACGAGCATGCGACACGCTCTTTTCGCCGTCGCTCTGATGGCATGCTTCTTCGCGGCCCCGCCCGCGCAGGCGGCGCAGGCGACCGAGGCGCAGGTCGACAAGCTGATGGACACGATGGACATGCGCCGGACGCTGGACGACATCTTCGTACAGTTCGACGCCATGGGCGAGTCCATGGGCCAGCAGATGCTGGGTGAGGACGCCACGCCCGAACAGCGCGAATCGCTGCGCAGGATCATCACGCGGCAGCAGGCATCGACGCGCAAGGCGATGTCGTGGGACACGCTCGGTCCGATCTACCGGAAGGTCTACACGAAACTGTTCACCGCCGAGGAAATCGAGGCGATGACCGCGTTCTACGGCAGCGACACGGGCCGCGGCATCATGCGCAAAATGCCGCAGGCGGTGCAGTTGTCGATGCAGGAGATGCAGCCGCTCATGCAGACCATGATCGCGGACATGCGGAAAACACTGGAAACCGAACTGCAGAGCGCAGACGAAGACGCGAGCAAGGGCGCCCACAAACCCTGACATCGCGAAGCGAGTCGCGCGCCGACGCCTTTCGTAGGCCATGCGTTGGGGGACGATCAGCACGTTGCCGGTTCCACCGCAACCATCATCATGGCGTCGAATCCACACGGGACGGCGCCATGGCCTTCGCCATCGGGAATATCTTCAAGCGGGATCCGGCGCATTACGAAGGCGTCCGCAGGATCAACATCTACCTGTTGCGGGTGCTGTACGCGCTGATGTTCTTCATGCTCGGGCAGACATGCTGGACGGAAATCCTCACCCACCGGGGACCATGGGAGCCCAACGAGGCTTTGGCATGGAGCGTGTGGACGGGTTTCTCGGTGCTGGCGGGCCTCGGCATCCTGCATCCGCTGAAGATGCTGCCGATCCTGTTGCTGGAAATCTTCTACAAGGTCCTGTGGCTTCTGCTCGTCGCGTATCCGCTGTGGTCGAAAGGCATGCTCGCGGGCTCGCCTGCGGAAGGAATCACCGAGGTGTTTTTCCCGGTGTTCCTGGTCTTCCTGATCATTCCGTGGGGATATGTCTTCAAGCAGTATTCGCCGTTCCGGCGGGAACGCTGACGAATTTCGGGTCTTTCCGGATGAGTGCGTGGCGCCCTGTGCATGTGCGTTGTTATTGCGATGAAAACGAAATGACGAAAGTTGTCGTGAACGACTTTTTGGCAGGATAGTCACAGTCGCGCTCAAGATGTCCCGCACGATGTTATCGGCATCTCTACTGGAAGTTTTTGGCGCTCACTGCGTCGGTGCTTCATGGAGTGCGGGTAAAGCCTGGGACCTTTTTCGCGCTGGTGCGCGAGTTACTTTCTTTGGCGCAAAGAAAGTAACCAAAGAAACATTCAAGTCCAATTCAAACCTGCTGCCTGAGGCGAAGCCGGGATTTTTCGATGAGACATCCCTGTCTCATCGAAAAACGATGCACATCCTGTGCATCGCCCTCCGGGTCTCCGATCAGGGGATAGTGTGCCGTGTCTGCAAGATCATCGGGACGTTACCCTCTGTCGGCAGGCAAACAATTGTTCCGCTGATTGCGGGGTCTTTTACCACGCGCAACTACAGCATGTCGTGAGATCGTCCACCCGTCGTCGAAATGCCAGAAATCTGTATCGTCCCATCGATAATCAAACTGCCGCTTCGCCGGACCAAATCGTAGACCCGGAGGGCGGCGCACAGGACGTGCGCCGTTTTTCGATGAGACAAGGATGTCTCATCGAAAAATCCCGGCTTCACTTCAGAAGACAGGTTAGATTTGGACTTGAATGTTTCTTTGGTTACTTTCTTTGCGCCAAAGAAAGTAACTCGCGCACCAGCGCGAAAAAGATCCCAGGCTTTACCAGCACTCCATGACGTGCCAACGCAGTGAGCGCCAAAAATTTCCAGCAGAGATGACAGCAACATCGTGCGGGAACAGCTTGAGTTCACGAAGAACCCGTATCCCTTCCGAGCAACGAATCCTCCCCGAACAACCCCAACGCCTTCGCAAACTCCGCATCCACCGGCGCCACCGCCTCGATCCGCGCACCGCTGTGCGGATGACCGAACCGCAGCCGCTCCGCATGCAACAGCATCCGATGGATACCCATCATCCGGAACGCGCGATTGTGGCGCCCGTCGCCATGACTGGTATCGCCGATCAGATGATGCGACAGATGCTTCAGATGACGCCGGATCTGCCGGAAACGCCCGGTCTGCGGCTGCGCGCGCAGCAGCGCATAGCGTGAAGTATCGAAACCGGCCGAAGGCAACGCCAGTTCGCAGGTCGCCAGCCTCTTGAAATGCGTGACCGCCGGCTTCTTCTGCGGCTTGCCGGGTCCACCGTCGAGCGGATGGTCGACGACGAAATGTTCCTCCGGCCAACCGCGACACATCGCGAGATAGTCCTTCTCGAAATCTCCCGACATCAGCGTCTTTCCCAATATCGATGCGCTGTCGCGATCGAACGCCAGCAGCAGGCAGCCGCTGGTGGCGCGGTCGAGGCGATGCACCAGGAAGATCGGCCGGCCGAACTGCTCGCGCAGACGGTCGGCCATGAAATCGGTCTCGCCGCGCGCCAGCGCGCTGTCGTGCACCATCAATCCGGCGGGCTTGTCGACGACCGCCAGCGACGCATCGCGGTACAGCACCGGTATCTCTGCGGGGGCAGAAGACGCATCGGGGAACTCCGGACAGGACTTCTGGGTCATCGTATGCCGCGCGGCGTCTGCGAGAATCGACGCTCATTGTCTCCGATCCGTATCCCGAGGGTTTTCCGATGCCACTTCGCACCGTTCCACGCAGCCTCGCCCTGGCCTGCGCGCTTGTGCTGTCCGCCCAGATCGCCATGGCGCCCGTCGTCTTCGCCGCCGATGCGGTGACGCCGCCGAAAGGCATGGCAGCGGGGCCCTGCGTGGAAGGCATCTGCGAATACACCCTCGACAACGGCCTGCGCGTGCTGCTGTTCCCGGACGCCAGCAAGCCCACCGTCACCGTCAACATCGCCTACGGCGTGGGCTCGGTGCACGAGAACTACGGCGAGACCGGCATGGCCCACCTGCTGGAGCACATGCTGTTCAAAGGCACGCCGAAGCACGGCGATATTCCCGGCGAGATGAAGAAGCGCGGCATCGACAAGAACGCATCGACGTGGACGGACCGCACCAACTACTTCGGCTCCTTCCCGGCCAACGACGACACGCTGGACTGGATGCTCGGCCTGGAAGCCGACCGCATGGTCCACTCCTTCATCGCGAAGAAGGACCTCGACAGCGAAATGACCGTGGTCCGCAACGAAATGGAGGAGGGCGAGAACAGCCCCTTCGGCGTGTTGTCCGAACGCGTGTACTCGACCGCTTACCTCTGGCACAACTACGGCAACGGCACCATCGGCGCGCGCTCGGACGTCGAGAACGTGCCGATCGAACGGCTGCAGGCGTTCTACAGGACCTGGTACCGGCCGGACAACGCCACCCTGATCGTCGCCGGCAAGATCGATCCGCAGAAGACCCTGGGCACGATCCAGACCTATTACGGCGCGATCGAACGGCCCAAGGCGGCGATGCCGAAGTTCCACACCACCGAACCGGTGCAGGACGGCGAGCGCGAGGTCAATGTGCGCCGCAGCGGCGATGTGCGCGTCCTGAATGCGAGCTACCACATTCCCGGCAAGACCCATCCGGACGTCGCCGCGCTGCAGGTCCTGGTGAACCTGCTCAGCGATCCGGCGAGCGGGCGCCTGCACAAGGCGCTGGTGGAAACCAGGATCGCGAGCGGGGCCTCCGCCGGCTATTACGGGTTCCGCGACAGCAGCCTCGCCTCGTTCGTGCTGAGCGCGCCCAAGGACGGCGACATCGCCAAGGCGGAAGCAGAATTGCTGCGGATCGCCGAAGGCTTCGCCGCATCGCCGCTCACCGACGAGGAAGTGAACAACGCGAAGCAGCGCATCGCGAATACGTACGAACGCGCTTTCGGCGATGTCGACGACGTCGCGATGGGCCTCACCGAAGCGGTGGCGGGCGGCGACTGGCGCCTGTATTTCCTGCATCGCGATCGCATCGCCGCGGTCACCACGGCCGATGTCAATCGCGTGGCGAAAACCTATTTCAAGGCCAGCAACCGCACGCTCGGCCGCTTCATCCCGACCGACGGCGCCGACCGCGTGCAGATCGCCGCGGCGCCCACAGCGGCTGAGGCGCTCAAGGGCTTCGCCGGCAAAGCCGCAGTCGCCGCGGGCGAAACCTTCGACGCCAGCCATGCCAACATCGCATCGCGCACCCAGACCTTCGTCATCGGCGACACGCTGAAGGTCTCGCTGCTGCCGAAGGACACCCGTGGCGATGCGGTCCTGGTCGGCGCCAGGTTCCGGTTCGGCGACGTGGACACGCTCCGGCGCGTGCCGAAGTACGCCGGAACCGCTACGGGCGCGCTGCTGATGACCGGCACCACCACCATGAGCCGCGAGCAGATCGCCAGGAAGATGGATGCGCTCAAGGCCATCGGCGGCGTCGGCGGAGATCAGCAATCGGCGTCGATCTCGCTGCGGACCCAGCGCGAAACGCTGGCCGATGCCCTGGCGCTGTGCGCGGACATCCTGCGCAATGCGAATTTCCCGCAGAACGAACTCGACCAATACAAGCTGCAGATGTCCACCGGCCTCGAAGCCGCACGCAAGGAACCCGGCACCGTCGCCGGGCTTGCGATGAGCCGACACTTCGACCCGTGGCCCGCAGGCCATCCCTTCGCCTCCGTCTCGCTCGACGAATGGATCGCCGGCGTCCGCGCGCTCGACCGCGACCAGCTGGTCGCCTTCCATCGCGATTTCTACGGCACGGCCGAAGGCGAAATCGCGATCGTCGGCGACTTCGATGCCGTCGCGGTCAAGGCGCAGCTGCAGGCCCTGTTCGCCGATTGGCGCAGCAAGCAGCCTTACCATCGCGAACCCACGCATTACAGCGCCGTCGCCGCGAAGACCCGGCGCGACGAAACCCCGGACAAGGCGAACGCCATGTTCTTCGCGCGCACCAACCTGTCGTTCAACCAGAACGACGAAGACTACGCGGCGCTGATCATCGCCAACAAGATCTTCGGCGGCGACCCGCTCAAGGCACGCCTCGGCGACCGCCTGCGCCAGAAGGACGGCCTGAGCTACGGCGCGACCAGCGACATCCAGTTCGACGACAGCGTCGGCGGCCACAACGACGCCGGTCTGCTCGCGATCCAGGCGATCGTCGCGCCGGAGAACATGCCGAAACTCGATGCCGCGGTGCGCGAGGAATATGCGCGCTTCATCCGCGACGGCGTGACCGACGCCGAGGTGCGCGATGCCGTGAATTCGCTGCTGACCGAACGCGAGCAAGCGCGCGCGGAAGACGCCCGTCTGATGTCGTACCTCGCCAACGGTCTGCACGATGGCCGCGACATGGCGTGGTGGATCAAGGCCGACGCCAAGGCCCGGGCGCTGACCGCGGAACAGGTGAACGCCGCGATCCGCAAGCACTTCAAACCCGATGCGCTGAGCGTCTTCGAGGCCGGCGATTTCGCCAAGGCCGTGAAGACGCCGTAGGGCGGGCTTTGGCCCGCCATTGCGAAACATTCACCCGCTTCGAACAATGATCGAAGCCGTTTCGATCATTACCACTGCGTCGGATCGCTCTCAACGGCGGGCCAGGGCCCGCCCTGCGAATCGGCGGTACGCAGCGTCAGCGGCGCGGCCAGGCCGCGACCAGCGCCCAGAGCCCGCCGAGGCCGGCGATCCATGCGGCGGCCGGCACGCCGAACACGCGCGGCCCACCCGCCTCCAGCGCATACAGCACCGCCGCGACCACCAGCAGGCCGGTGCCGAGAATCGCAGAAACGATCCGTCGCTGCATCGCGTTGATGGTGTTCGACAGTTCGGCCAGATCGTGCGAACGCATCGCCAGTTCGTGCTTGCCCTGGACCTGCTGGCTCAACCACGAATGCAGCAGATGCGGCATGTCCGGCGCGCGCGTGATCAGCTCCGGCAGGCGCTTGCGGAATTCGCCCGCGAGCCGCTGCGGGCTGTAGCGTTCGACCAGGATCTTCTCCAGCACCGGCTTGGCCACCGCCCAGATGTCGAGCTGCGGATCGAGCAGACGACCGACGCCTTCGATATTGAGCAGGGTCTTCTGCAGCAGGATCAACTGCGGCTGCAGGGTGAGTTCGTATTTCTGCGCGGTGCGGAACAGTTTGATCAGCACTTCGGCCAGCGAAATCTCCGACAGCGGCCGGGTGAAGTACGGCTCGCATACCGCGCGCGCCGCCGCTTCCAGTTCGTCGATGCGGATCGTCGCCGGCATCCAACCGGCCTGCACATGCAGTTCGGCGACGCGCCGGTAATCGCGGTTGAAGATCGCCATGAAATTTTCGGCGAGGTAATACTGGTCCTCGCTGGACAGCTGGCCGACGATGCCGAAATCGATCGCGATGAAGCGCGGATTGTCCTTGCGCGCAGGATCGCTGTCGACCCAGATGTTGCCGGCGTGCGCATCGGCGTGGAAGAAATTGTCGCGGAACACCTGTGTGTAGAACACGCGCACGCCTTTGGCGGCGAGCGCCTTGCGGTCGATGCCGGCCGCGTCCAGCGCGGCGATATCGTCGCTGGGAATGCCGTACACGCGTTCGAGCGTGAGCACGCGTTCGGCGGTATGGCTCCAGATCACTTCCGGCACGTACAGATCGGGCGAATCCTTCCAGAACCGGCGGATCACCGACGCATTGGCGCCCTCGCGCTGCAGGTCGAGTTCGGCGGCGAGCGTGGTTTCGATCTCGCGCACGATCTCGCGCGGGCGGATCTTGTCGGCGTTGGGATGCGCGCGATCGACCAGCGAGGCGATGCTGTTGAGCAATGCGATATCGCCGTCGATCTGTTTTTCGATATCCGGGCGCAGCACTTTCACCACGACCTCGCGGCCACCCGGCAGATGCGCCGCATGCACCTGCGCGATCGACGCGGACGCCAGCGGCGTGGTGTCGAAATGCTCGAAGACTTCGCGGATGTCCTGGCCGAGCGACGCTTCGACGATGGCGCGCGCGGTATGACCGTCGAACGGCGCCACGCGATCCTGCAGCAGCGACAGCTCGACCGCGATGTCCGGCGGCATCAGATCGCGGCGTGTGGAAAGGATCTGGCCGAACTTGACGAAGATCGGCCCCAGTTCCTGCAGCGCGAGACGCAGGCGCGCGCCGCGCGACAGCGCCGCGACTTCCCGTGAGGCGCGCGGCACGAACGGGCGCGCGAGTTTCAACCAACGCTCGGCCGGCGTGCCGTCGAGCAGATCGTCGAGGCGATAGCGGATCAGGACGCGACCGATCCTGCTGGCGCGCAGCACCGCGCTCATGCCGCGACCCGCTTCTGCAGCCGTGCGATCCGCGCGGCCAGTCGTTCGGCGTCGTCGCGCAGGGTATCGACATCGTCGTGGAACGCATCCAGTTCCGCGCGCGGCACCACGTCGCGCGATTCCTCGGTGAGATATTCGGCCGCGCTCTCGGCGAATTTCTGTCCGCCCGTGCGCGCCTGACGCAGTGCGGCGGCGACGCCGTTCGCGATCTGCACGCCCAGCACGTCGCCGAACACCGCCGTGAACGGCTGCTGCCAGTCGGGATCGAAACGTTCGGCCAGACGCTGCAGGCGACGCGCGAGTTCGGCATCGCCTTCGATCCGCATCCGCCCGACCGGCACGGCGGCCTCGTCGTCGTCGCGTTTGCCCAGCAGTTTCGGAAGCAGCGACTGCATGCCGAACGACAGCATGCCGCCGAGGGTGCTGCGCACGGCGAGATCGGGCGTCTGTTCCGCATCGACCGGACCGACCCGCAGCCGGTCGCCTTCCACCAGCAGGCGCATGGCCAGCGGCGATGATTCCGCGGCGTCCAGGGCCAGCACGACGCTGCGGCCATCCAGCGGCTGCAGCGCGTCGCGGGTATCCGGGTCCAGCGCCACCGCGCGGTTGAGCGCGGCTTCCAGCGCGCGGCCGGCCAGGGGTTTCCAGTCGAAGGGGGAAGTCATGCCGATAGTCTACCGGCCTGGTGCGCGTTCGCCCTGACAGATGCACGCGGTGCTTGCCTCCCTCCCCCGCCTGCGGGGGAGGGTTGGGGAGGGGGCGCCGGTCTCGGACTTTCCCCCATCCCGGCCTTCCCCCGCAGGCGGGGGAAGGAGCGAAACGCTGCAGCGAACCATCAGCTTGAGTCCGCATAGGATGCCGCTAGCCGCTTCAGCCCCTCATCGATGCTCACGCGCGGCGCATAGCCGAAATCGCGCGTCGCCGGGGCCATGTCGTACCAGTGGGTAGTGCTCAGTTGTTCAGCGAGAAACCGCGTCAGCGGCGGCTCGTCCTTCAGGCGCAGCAACGGCCACAGCAGTTCGCAGATCGCGCCGATCGCATAAGCCACGCCGAACGGCAGGGTCTTGTCGACTTCGGGCGCACCGACCGCGCGCAGCAGCGCGTTGATCATCTCGCGCGAGGTCCTGGGTTCGCCGTTGCTGATGAAATACGCCTTGCCCGCGCATGCCGCGCCCGGCGCCAGCGCAGCGAACGCATCGAAATGCGCCTGTGCGGCGTTGTCGATGTATGTGGTATCGATCTTGTTGTAGCCACCGCCGACGAACCGCAATCTTCCCGCCTTCGCCCGCGACACCAATCGCGGCACCAGTTGCTGATCGCCCGGCCCCCAGATCAGTCGCGGACGCAACGCGACGGTGGCGAGACCCGCGTCGTTGGCGGCCAGCACCGCTTTCTCGGCAATGGTCTTGGTGGCCGCATACGGCGCCTTGAAGTCTTCGCCATAGGGCACGGTGTCGGCGGTGCCGCCCTCCACCGGATGGGTCGCGCGATGGGTCACGCTGGGCGTCGAGGTGTAGACCAATCGGCCGATACCGTGCGCGCGGCAGCCGGCCAGCACATTCTCGGTACCGACGACATTCGCGAGATGGTAACTCTCGTAGCTGCCCCAGGCGCCGGCCTTGGCCGCGTTGTGGAACACCGCGTCCATCCCGGCGCAGGCCGCGATCATCGCCTCGCGATGGGCCAGATCGCCCTGGATCTGGCGCACGCCCAGCGGCTCCAGCGAGCGGTAATGCCCACGGTTGTAACTCGAGACCTCGTGGCCCTGTTCGACCAGGCCCTTGCAGAGCGCGTGGCCCAGGAATCCGCCGCCGCCGGTGACCAAAATCTTCATGTATTTGTCTTCACGAATTCTCGCTTGACTCCCTCCCTTTCGCCGCAGGCGAAGGGGAGGGTTGGGGAGGGGTGAACTCACGGGTCAGATGTCGATGCAGATCGGCTACCACATCCTCGGCACGCTGCAGCACATCATGATTCCAATATCGCAGCACACGATAACCGTGTCGTTCCAGCACTACCGTTCGTTGCGCATCATAGCCCGATTGCAGCGCATGCTGACCACCATCGACCTCGACCACCAGCTTCGCCTGCGGGCACAGAAAAT from Lysobacter sp. harbors:
- a CDS encoding DUF2059 domain-containing protein, producing MACFFAAPPAQAAQATEAQVDKLMDTMDMRRTLDDIFVQFDAMGESMGQQMLGEDATPEQRESLRRIITRQQASTRKAMSWDTLGPIYRKVYTKLFTAEEIEAMTAFYGSDTGRGIMRKMPQAVQLSMQEMQPLMQTMIADMRKTLETELQSADEDASKGAHKP
- a CDS encoding NAD-dependent epimerase/dehydratase family protein yields the protein MKILVTGGGGFLGHALCKGLVEQGHEVSSYNRGHYRSLEPLGVRQIQGDLAHREAMIAACAGMDAVFHNAAKAGAWGSYESYHLANVVGTENVLAGCRAHGIGRLVYTSTPSVTHRATHPVEGGTADTVPYGEDFKAPYAATKTIAEKAVLAANDAGLATVALRPRLIWGPGDQQLVPRLVSRAKAGRLRFVGGGYNKIDTTYIDNAAQAHFDAFAALAPGAACAGKAYFISNGEPRTSREMINALLRAVGAPEVDKTLPFGVAYAIGAICELLWPLLRLKDEPPLTRFLAEQLSTTHWYDMAPATRDFGYAPRVSIDEGLKRLAASYADSS
- the ubiB gene encoding ubiquinone biosynthesis regulatory protein kinase UbiB yields the protein MSAVLRASRIGRVLIRYRLDDLLDGTPAERWLKLARPFVPRASREVAALSRGARLRLALQELGPIFVKFGQILSTRRDLMPPDIAVELSLLQDRVAPFDGHTARAIVEASLGQDIREVFEHFDTTPLASASIAQVHAAHLPGGREVVVKVLRPDIEKQIDGDIALLNSIASLVDRAHPNADKIRPREIVREIETTLAAELDLQREGANASVIRRFWKDSPDLYVPEVIWSHTAERVLTLERVYGIPSDDIAALDAAGIDRKALAAKGVRVFYTQVFRDNFFHADAHAGNIWVDSDPARKDNPRFIAIDFGIVGQLSSEDQYYLAENFMAIFNRDYRRVAELHVQAGWMPATIRIDELEAAARAVCEPYFTRPLSEISLAEVLIKLFRTAQKYELTLQPQLILLQKTLLNIEGVGRLLDPQLDIWAVAKPVLEKILVERYSPQRLAGEFRKRLPELITRAPDMPHLLHSWLSQQVQGKHELAMRSHDLAELSNTINAMQRRIVSAILGTGLLVVAAVLYALEAGGPRVFGVPAAAWIAGLGGLWALVAAWPRR
- a CDS encoding SCP2 domain-containing protein; the protein is MTSPFDWKPLAGRALEAALNRAVALDPDTRDALQPLDGRSVVLALDAAESSPLAMRLLVEGDRLRVGPVDAEQTPDLAVRSTLGGMLSFGMQSLLPKLLGKRDDDEAAVPVGRMRIEGDAELARRLQRLAERFDPDWQQPFTAVFGDVLGVQIANGVAAALRQARTGGQKFAESAAEYLTEESRDVVPRAELDAFHDDVDTLRDDAERLAARIARLQKRVAA
- a CDS encoding endonuclease domain-containing protein produces the protein MQANRRRARRLRKTMTEAEQQLWRYLRGRQIEGFRFRRQVPIHGYIADFLCPQAKLVVEVDGGQHALQSGYDAQRTVVLERHGYRVLRYWNHDVLQRAEDVVADLHRHLTREFTPPQPSPSPAAKGRESSENS
- a CDS encoding insulinase family protein, coding for MAPVVFAADAVTPPKGMAAGPCVEGICEYTLDNGLRVLLFPDASKPTVTVNIAYGVGSVHENYGETGMAHLLEHMLFKGTPKHGDIPGEMKKRGIDKNASTWTDRTNYFGSFPANDDTLDWMLGLEADRMVHSFIAKKDLDSEMTVVRNEMEEGENSPFGVLSERVYSTAYLWHNYGNGTIGARSDVENVPIERLQAFYRTWYRPDNATLIVAGKIDPQKTLGTIQTYYGAIERPKAAMPKFHTTEPVQDGEREVNVRRSGDVRVLNASYHIPGKTHPDVAALQVLVNLLSDPASGRLHKALVETRIASGASAGYYGFRDSSLASFVLSAPKDGDIAKAEAELLRIAEGFAASPLTDEEVNNAKQRIANTYERAFGDVDDVAMGLTEAVAGGDWRLYFLHRDRIAAVTTADVNRVAKTYFKASNRTLGRFIPTDGADRVQIAAAPTAAEALKGFAGKAAVAAGETFDASHANIASRTQTFVIGDTLKVSLLPKDTRGDAVLVGARFRFGDVDTLRRVPKYAGTATGALLMTGTTTMSREQIARKMDALKAIGGVGGDQQSASISLRTQRETLADALALCADILRNANFPQNELDQYKLQMSTGLEAARKEPGTVAGLAMSRHFDPWPAGHPFASVSLDEWIAGVRALDRDQLVAFHRDFYGTAEGEIAIVGDFDAVAVKAQLQALFADWRSKQPYHREPTHYSAVAAKTRRDETPDKANAMFFARTNLSFNQNDEDYAALIIANKIFGGDPLKARLGDRLRQKDGLSYGATSDIQFDDSVGGHNDAGLLAIQAIVAPENMPKLDAAVREEYARFIRDGVTDAEVRDAVNSLLTEREQARAEDARLMSYLANGLHDGRDMAWWIKADAKARALTAEQVNAAIRKHFKPDALSVFEAGDFAKAVKTP
- the arfB gene encoding aminoacyl-tRNA hydrolase; its protein translation is MLHLGQESSASRRTRSNAVGPGRRVAACRYNRGRRELVNADITIPESELVERFVRSSGPGGQNVNKVATAVELRFDVAHSAVLPEAVRERLLARRDRRMTLDGVLVISAQRFRTQERNREDARERLAVFVAAGLHAPTPRVPTKPSRAAKKRRLDDKKQRSGVKKTRATKDWD
- a CDS encoding pseudouridylate synthase, with product MTQKSCPEFPDASSAPAEIPVLYRDASLAVVDKPAGLMVHDSALARGETDFMADRLREQFGRPIFLVHRLDRATSGCLLLAFDRDSASILGKTLMSGDFEKDYLAMCRGWPEEHFVVDHPLDGGPGKPQKKPAVTHFKRLATCELALPSAGFDTSRYALLRAQPQTGRFRQIRRHLKHLSHHLIGDTSHGDGRHNRAFRMMGIHRMLLHAERLRFGHPHSGARIEAVAPVDAEFAKALGLFGEDSLLGRDTGSS
- a CDS encoding acyltransferase; this translates as MPPNRFIRGFARQLLRVGGWRMVGAFPDLPKAVLIGAPHSSNWDGIWGLAAKIAIGLDVRIIGKHQLFWWPLGPILRRIGVIEVNREAAQGLVGQLSQRFAEEERFWLGLAPEGTRKRVERWKPGFWKIAKAAGVPVVPAYFHYPDKVIGIGEPFVLTDDMDADIARIRAWFAPWQGKNHGA